In Vitis riparia cultivar Riparia Gloire de Montpellier isolate 1030 chromosome 19, EGFV_Vit.rip_1.0, whole genome shotgun sequence, the following proteins share a genomic window:
- the LOC117909126 gene encoding G-type lectin S-receptor-like serine/threonine-protein kinase At4g27290 has product MDALTRLVIIFSSVFFILKISVAVDTITANQIIRHGDTITSAGGSFELGFFSLGNSRNRYLGIWYKKLATGTVVWVANRDIPLTDSSGVLKVTVQGTLVILNGTNTIIWSSNASQYAQNPTAQLLESGNLVMKNGSDSDPENFLWQSFDYPGNTLLPGMKLGRDKVTDLDRYLSSWKTTGDPSMGNFTYELDPSGFLQLIRRNGSAATFRSGSWNGLRFSGFPALRPNPIYKYAFIFNDREIFYTYELINSSVVSVKIWREIRN; this is encoded by the coding sequence ATGGATGCTCTTACAAGACTTGTGATCATCTTCTCCTCTGTATTCTTCATCTTAAAAATTTCCGTTGCAGTAGACACCATTACTGCAAATCAAATTATTCGTCATGGGGACACAATAACTTCTGCTGGAGGGAGCTTTGAACTGGGTTTTTTCAGTCTGGGGAATTCGAGAAACCGATACTTGGGGATATGGTACAAGAAGTTGGCTACTGGGACTGTGGTGTGGGTTGCCAACAGAGACATCCCACTCACTGATTCATCCGGCGTTTTGAAGGTCACCGTCCAGGGAACTCTGGTTATTCTCAATGGTACTAATACCATCATCTGGTCTTCTAATGCATCACAATATGCACAGAATCCAACTGCCCAGCTTTTGGAGTCTGGAAATCTTGTTATGAAAAATGGGAGTGACAGTGACCCGGAAAACTTCCTATGGCAAAGTTTTGATTATCCAGGCAACACTCTTCTACCAGGCATGAAGCTAGGGAGAGACAAAGTAACAGACCTGGATCGGTACCTGTCATCATGGAAGACCACTGGTGACCCTTCTATGGGTAATTTCACATATGAGCTTGATCCAAGTGGATTTCTTCAACTGATTCGGAGGAATGGCTCAGCTGCGACATTTCGCTCTGGATCCTGGAATGGTCTACGTTTCAGTGGCTTTCCTGCATTAAGGCCGAACCCTATTTACaaatatgcttttatttttaacgACAGGGAGATTTTTTATACTTATGAGCTTATTAACAGCTCTGTTGTTTCTGTTAAAATCTGGAGAGAAATAAGGAACTAA
- the LOC117908943 gene encoding G-type lectin S-receptor-like serine/threonine-protein kinase At4g27290, with the protein MDALARLVIIFSSVLFIVPISIAVDTITVNQPIRYGETIISAGGSFELGFYTPENSKNQYLGIWYKKVTPRTVVWVANGDFPLTDSLGVLKVTDQGTLVILNGTNSIIWSSNASRSAQNPTAQLLESGNLVLKNGNDDDPENFLWQSFDYPCSTLLPSMKLGRNKSTGQEWYLSSSKSTDDPSKGNLTYRLDPHGYPQLLKRNGLILTFCSGPWNGLRFSGFRALAGKSIYKHVFTFNEKEMYYTYELLDSSVVSRLVLNSNGDMQRLTWTDVTGWTKYSTMPMDDCDGYAFCGVHGFCNINQVPKCGCLDGFQPNFPNNWEMGVWSNGCFRSRPLDCQGGEWFKKYSGVKLPDTRNSTYIESINLNKCKSECLRNCSCTAYATPDTKGGKGCLLWFGDLFDIRDMPDGRQEFFVRMAASELNTNSSSTGKKRRRVIVSSVSIMGVILLGLSLTWYVLKKKKQKREGELVHNSEENKNEEEKKDLELPLFDLATILNATNNFSIENKLGEGGFGPVYKGLLQQGQEVAVKRLSKDSRQGLIEFKTEVIHIANLQHRNLVKLLGCCIHGQEKMLIYEYMSNKSLESFIFDKRRSKELDWPKRFLIINGIARGLLYLHQDSRLRIIHRDLKADNILLDSEMGPKISDFGIARSFGGNETEANTTKVVGTLGYISPEYASEGLYSVKSDVFSFGVMVLEIVSGKRNRGFSHPDHRLNLLGHAWTLYTEGRYLELMDAMVGDTFQPSEVLRSIHVGLLCVQHCADDRPSMSSVVLMLSSEVALPQPREPGFFCDWNSSRNCRSYSGTEGITLLVGR; encoded by the exons ATGGATGCTCTTGCAAGACTAGTGATCATCTTCTCTTCTGTACTCTTCATCGTACCAATTTCCATTGCTGTAGATACAATAACAGTAAATCAACCCATCAGATATGGTGAAACCATAATTTCAGCTGGTGGGAGCTTTGAACTGGGTTTTTATACACCAGAGAATTCGAAGAATCAATACTTGGGGATATGGTACAAGAAGGTGACTCCTCGAACAGTGGTATGGGTTGCCAACGGAGACTTCCCACTCACTGATTCATTGGGAGTTTTGAAGGTCACAGACCAGGGAACTCTTGTTATTCTCAATGGCACTAATAGCATCATTTGGTCTTCTAATGCATCACGATCTGCACAGAATCCAACTGCCCAGCTTTTGGAGTCTGGAAATCTTGtattgaaaaatggaaatgatgatgacCCAGAAAATTTCTTATGGCAGAGCTTTGATTATCCATGCAGTACTCTTCTACCAAGCATGAAGCTTGGAAGGAACAAGTCAACAGGCCAGGAATGGTACCTATCATCAAGTAAGAGTACCGATGATCCATCCAAGGGTAATCTTACTTATCGGCTTGATCCCCATGGCTATCCTCAACTTCTCAAGAGGAATGGGCTGATTCTGACGTTTTGCTCTGGACCATGGAATGGTCTCCGTTTTAGCGGGTTTCGAGCATTAGCAGGGAAATCAAtttataaacatgtttttacttttaatgAAAAGGAGATGTATTATACATATGAACTTCTTGACAGCTCTGTTGTTTCAAGGTTGGTGCTAAATTCAAATGGTGATATGCAACGCCTCACATGGACAGATGTTACTGGTTGGACCAAATACTCAACCATGCCGATGGATGACTGCGATGGTTATGCATTCTGTGGTGTGCATGGCTTCTGTAATATAAACCAAGTTCCAAAATGTGGTTGCTTGGACGGTTTTCAGCCAAATTTCCCAAACAACTGGGAGATGGGGGTTTGGTCAAATGGATGTTTTCGCAGTAGGCCGTTGGATTGTCAGGGAGGAGAATGGTTTAAAAAGTACTCTGGTGTGAAGCTGCCAGATACTCGGAATTCAACGTATATTGAAAGCATAAACCTTAACAAATGTAAGTCGGAATGCTTGAGGAACTGCTCCTGCACTGCTTATGCAACTCCAGATACCAAAGGAGGAAAGGGATGCTTGCTCTGGTTTGGGGACTTGTTTGATATCAGAGATATGCCTGATGGTAGACAAGAGTTCTTTGTAAGGATGGCTGCCTCAGAATTAA ACACAAATAGCAGCTCCACGGGGAAGAAACGAAGGCGGGTCATTGTCTCTTCTGTTTCAATCATGGGAGTCATTCTCCTAGGCCTATCCCTGACCTGGTATGttctgaagaagaagaaacaaaagcGAGAGG GAGAACTGGTACACAAttcagaagaaaacaaaaatgaagaggAGAAGAAGGATCTAGAATTACCATTATTTGACTTGGCTACAATATTGAATGCCACCAATAACTTTTCAATTGAGAATAAGCTTGGAGAGGGTGGTTTTGGACCTGTTTACAAG GGTCTGTTGCAACAAGGGCAGGAGGTAGCTGTGAAGAGACTGTCAAAAGATTCCAGACAAGGACTTATTGAGTTCAAAACTGAAGTAATACACATTGCAAATCTTCAGCACCGAAATCTTGTGAAGCTTCTTGGATGTTGCATTCATGGCCAAGAAAAGATGCTGATCTACGAATACATGTCTAACAAAAGCTTGGAGTCCTTTATTTTTG ATAAAAGGCGAAGCAAGGAACTAGATTGGCCTAAGCGCTTTCTTATTATCAATGGGATTGCTCGAGGACTTCTTTATCTTCATCAAGATTCCAGACTGAGAATAATTCATAGAGATCTAAAAGCAGACAATATTTTGCTGGATAGTGAGATGGGCCCAAAAATTTCAGACTTTGGCATAGCAAGAAGTTTTGGAGGAAATGAAACTGAAGCAAATACAACTAAAGTAGTTGGAACATT AGGTTACATATCCCCGGAGTATGCAAGTGAAGGACTGTACTCAGTAAAGTCCGATGTTTTTAGCTTTGGTGTTATGGTGCTAGAGATTGTGAgtgggaagagaaacagaggattttCTCACCCAGACCACCGCCTTAACCTTCTTGGACAT GCATGGACACTTTATACAGAAGGTAGGTATTTAGAGCTGATGGACGCAATGGTGGGGGACACATTCCAACCATCTGAAGTGTTGCGATCGATCCATGTGGGCCTATTATGTGTACAACATTGTGCGGATGATCGACCAAGCATGTCTTCTGTGGTTCTGATGTTGAGCAGTGAGGTTGCATTGCCGCAGCCAAGAGAGCCTGGTTTTTTCTGTGACTGGAATTCCTCAAGGAATTGCAGATCATATTCAGGCACTGAAGGCATAACACTATTAGTGGGTCGGTAG
- the LOC117908940 gene encoding G-type lectin S-receptor-like serine/threonine-protein kinase At4g27290: MGALTLTLVIVFSIFRISFTVDTIALNQLLRDGEILTSAGGSFELGFFRPDNSSRRYLGMWYKKVSIRTVVWVANRETPLTDSSGVLKVTDQGTLAVLNGTNTILWSSNSSRSARNPTAQILESGNLVMKDGNDDNPENFLWQSFDYPCNTLLPGMKLGRNTVTGLDRYLSAWKSADDPSKGDFTYRLDPSGYPQLILRKGSAVTFRSGPWNGVRFSGFPELGPNPIYTYEFVFNEKEMYFRYELVNSSVVSRLVLNPDGSKQRVNWIDRTNGWILYSSAPVDSCDSYALCGVYGSCNINRSPKCECMKGFVPKFQNDWDMADWSNGCVRSTPLDCQNGEGFVKFSGVKLPDTRNSWFNRSMGLMECAAVCLSNCSCTAYTNLDIRDGGSGCLLWFGDLIDIKEFNENGQEIYVRMAASELGGSQESGSNLKGKKRKWIIVGSVSSVVIMLVSLFLTLYLLKKKRQRKKGTMGYNLEVGHKGDSKLQLFDFATVSKATNHFSFDNKLGEGGFGLVYKGILQEGQEIAVKRLSKDSGQGLDELKNEVIYIAKLQHRNLVRLLGCCIHGEEKILIYEYMSNKSLDSFIFDKTQSMELDWNKRFLIINGIARGLLYLHQDSRLRIIHRDLKAGNILLDEEMAPKISDFGMARSFGGNETEANTKRVVGTYGYMSPEYAIDGLYSTKSDVFSFGVLVLEIVSGKRNRGFSHPDHSLNLLGHAWTLYMEGRSMELIDSSVGDMHDLSQVLCSINVGLLCVQCSPDDRPSMSSVVLMLSSDGALPQPKEPGFFTGRKAQSSSGNQGPFSGNGVTITMLDGR; the protein is encoded by the exons ATGGGTGCCCTTACATTAACCCTTGTTATTGTTTTCTCCATCTTTAGAATCTCTTTTACAGTGGACACGATAGCTTTGAATCAACTTCTTAGAGATGGCGAGATCCTCACTTCAGCTGGTGGGAGCTTTGAACTGGGCTTCTTCAGACCGGATAATTCGAGCAGACGGTATTTGGGGATGTGGTACAAGAAAGTTTCTATTAGGACTGTTGTGTGGGTTGCCAACAGGGAAACTCCACTCACTGATTCATCAGGGGTTCTGAAGGTTACTGATCAGGGGACTCTTGCCGTTCTCAATGGTACTAATACCATTCTTTGGTCTTCTAATTCTTCACGATCTGCACGAAATCCAACTGCCCAGATTTTGGAGTCTGGAAATCTTGTCATGAAAGATGGAAATGACGACAACCCAGAAAATTTCTTATGGCAGAGCTTCGATTATCCATGCAATACTCTTCTCCCAGGGATGAAGCTTGGAAGGAACACAGTCACTGGCCTGGACCGGTACCTGTCAGCATGGAAGAGCGCTGATGACCCTTCTAAAGGTGATTTTACATACCGGCTTGATCCTAGTGGGTATCCTCAGCTAATTCTGAGGAAAGGGTCAGCTGTGACATTTCGATCGGGACCATGGAATGGTGTTCGGTTTAGCGGCTTTCCTGAGTTGGGGCCAAACCCCATTTATACGTATGAgtttgtttttaatgaaaaggaGATGTATTTTCGTTATGAGCTTGTTAACAGTTCAGTTGTTTCAAGGTTGGTGTTGAATCCTGATGGCTCCAAGCAGCGTGTCAATTGGATCGATCGAACCAATGGTTGGATCCTGTACTCATCCGCCCCGGTGGATAGCTGTGACAGTTATGCGTTATGTGGTGTGTATGGAAGCTGCAACATTAACCGTTCTCCCAAATGTGAGTGTATGAAAGGTTTTGTGCCAAAATTCCAAAACGATTGGGACATGGCAGATTGGTCTAATGGATGTGTTCGGAGTACTCCCCTGGATTGTCAGAATGGTGAAGGTTTTGTAAAGTTCTCTGGTGTGAAACTGCCAGACACACGGAACTCCTGGTTTAATAGAAGCATGGGCCTTATGGAATGTGCGGCGGTGTGCTTGAGTAACTGCTCTTGCACTGCTTATACAAATTTGGATATAAGAGATGGAGGAAGTGGATGCTTACTCTGGTTTGGTGACTTGATTGATATCAAAGAGTTCAATGAAAATGGACAGGAGATTTATGTAAGGATGGCTGCCTCAGAATTAG GTGGTTCTCAAGAGAGTGGTAGCAACCTCAAAGGGAAGAAACGAAAGTGGATCATTGTTGGCTCTGTGTCAAGTGTGGTAATTATGCTCGTAAGCCTATTCCTGACCTTGTATCTTCTGAAGAAGAAAAGGCAAAGGAAAAAAG GGACAATGGGATACAATTTAGAGGTTGGACACAAGGGGGATTCAAAGTTACAATTATTTGACTTTGCTACAGTATCAAAAGCCACCAATCACTTTTCATTTGATAATAAGCTTGGAGAGGGTGGTTTTGGACTTGTATACAAG GGTATCTTGCAAGAGGGACAAGAAATAGCTGTGAAGAGACTGTCAAAAGATTCTGGTCAAGGACTTGAtgagttaaaaaatgaagtaataTACATCGCCAAACTTCAACACCGGAATCTCGTGAGGCTTCTTGGATGTTGCATTCATGGTGAAGAAAAGATATTGATCTATGAGTACATGTCTAACAAAAGCCTGGATTCCTTCATTTTTG ATAAAACACAAAGCATGGAACTGGATTGGAATAAGCGCTTCTTGATTATCAATGGGATTGCTCGAGGCCTTCTTTATCTTCATCAAGATTCCAGACTCAGGATAATCCATAGAGATCTAAAAGCAGGCAATATTTTGCTAGATGAGGAGATGGCTccaaaaatttcagattttggtATGGCTAGAAGTTTTGGAGGAAATGAAACTGAAGCAAATACAAAAAGAGTGGTTGGAACATA TGGTTATATGTCTCCAGAATATGCAATTGATGGACTATACTCAACAAAGTCGGATGTTTTTAGCTTTGGTGTTCTGGTGCTAGAGATTGTGAgtgggaagagaaacagaggattttCTCACCCAGACCACTCCCTTAACCTTCTTGGGCAT gCATGGACACTGTACATGGAAGGCAGGTCTATGGAGCTGATTGATTCATCAGTTGGGGACATGCATGATCTATCACAAGTGTTATGTTCGATCAATGTGGGACTCTTATGCGTACAGTGTAGTCCAGATGATAGACCAAGCATGTCTTCGGTGGTTCTGATGTTGAGTAGTGACGGTGCACTGCCTCAGCCTAAAGAGCCTGGTTTTTTCACTGGAAGGAAAGCACAGTCCTCCTCAGGCAATCAGGGGCCATTTTCAGGCAATGGGGTCACCATTACAATGTTAGATGGTCGATAG
- the LOC117908942 gene encoding G-type lectin S-receptor-like serine/threonine-protein kinase At4g27290 isoform X1 — protein MGALPTLLLVFSIFRISIAVDTIALNQVVRDGEILTSAGGSFELGFFSPDDSNRRYLGIWYKKVSTMTVVWVANREIPLNDSSGVLKVTDQGTLAILNGSNTNFILWSSNSSRSARNPTAQLLDSGNLVMKDGNDDNPENFLWQSFDYPCNTLLPGMKLGRNTVTGLDRYLSAWKSVDDPSKGNFTYRLDPSGYPQLILRKGSAVTFRSGPWNGLRFSGFPELGRNPVYTYEFVFNEKEMYFRYELVNSSVVSRLVLNPDGSKQRVNWIDRTHGWILYSSAPMDSCDSYALCGVYGSCNINRSPKCECMEGFVPKFPNDWDMADWSNGCVRSTPLGCQNGEGFVKFSGVKLPDTRNSWFNRSMDLKECAAVCLSNCSCTAYTNLDIRDGGSGCLLWFGDLIDIREFNENGQELYVRMAASELGRSGNFKGKKREWVIVGSVSSLGIILLCLLLTLYLLKKKKLRKKGTMGYNLEGGQKEDVELPLFDFATISKATNHFSIYNKLGEGGFGLVYKGTLQEEQEIAVKRLSKNSGQGLNEFKNEVIYISKLQHRNLVRLLGGCIHDEEKMLIYEYMPNKSLDSFIFDKTRSMELDWNKRFLIINGIARGLLYLHQDSRLRIIHRDLKADNVLLDEEMIPKISDFGIARSFGGNETEANTKRVVGTYGYMSPEYAIDGLYSTKSDVFSFGVLVLEIVSGKRNRGFSHPDHSLNLLGHAWTLYMEGRSMELIDSSVGDIHDLSQVLRLINVGLLCVQCGPDERPSMSSVVLMLSSDSTLPQPKEPGFFTGRGSTSSSGNQGPFSGNGITITMFDGR, from the exons ATGGGTGCCCTTCCAACTCTTTTGCTTGTTTTCTCCATCTTTAGAATCTCCATTGCAGTGGACACCATAGCTTTGAATCAAGTCGTTAGAGATGGTGAGATCCTCACTTCCGCTGGTGGGAGCTTTGAACTGGGATTCTTCAGCCCGGATGATTCAAACAGACGGTACTTGGGGATATGGTACAAGAAAGTGTCTACCATGACTGTGGTCTGGGTTGCCAACAGGGAAATTCCACTCAATGATTCATCAGGAGTTTTGAAGGTTACTGATCAGGGTACTCTTGCCATTCTCAATGGTTCCAATACTAATTTCATTCTCTGGTCTTCTAATTCATCACGATCTGCACGAAATCCGACTGCCCAGCTTTTGGATTCTGGAAATCTTGTTATGAAAGATGGAAATGACGACAACCCAGAAAATTTCTTATGGCAGAGCTTCGATTATCCATGCAATACTCTTCTCCCAGGGATGAAGCTTGGAAGAAACACAGTCACTGGCCTGGACCGGTACCTGTCAGCATGGAAGAGCGTCGATGACCCTTCTAAAGGTAATTTCACATACCGGCTTGATCCTAGTGGGTATCCCCAGCTAATTCTGAGGAAAGGATCAGCTGTGACATTTCGATCTGGGCCGTGGAATGGTCTCCGGTTTAGCGGCTTTCCCGAATTAGGGCGCAACCCTGTTTATACCTACGAgtttgtttttaatgaaaaggaGATGTATTTTCGTTATGAACTTGTTAACAGCTCAGTTGTTTCAAGGTTGGTGCTGAATCCTGATGGCTCCAAGCAGCGTGTTAATTGGATTGATCGAACCCATGGTTGGATCCTATACTCATCCGCCCCAATGGATAGCTGTGACAGTTATGCGTTATGTGGTGTGTATGGAAGCTGCAACATTAACCGATCTCCAAAATGTGAGTGTATGGAAGGGTTTGTGCCAAAATTCCCAAATGATTGGGACATGGCAGATTGGTCTAATGGATGTGTTCGGAGTACTCCACTGGGTTGTCAGAATGGTGAAGGTTTTGTGAAGTTCTCTGGTGTGAAACTGCCAGACACACGGAACTCCTGGTTTAATAGAAGCATGGACCTTAAGGAATGTGCGGCAGTGTGCTTGAGTAACTGCTCTTGCACCGCTTATACAAATTTGGACATAAGAGATGGAGGAAGTGGATGCTTACTCTGGTTTGGTGACTTGATTGATATCAGAGAGTTCAATGAAAATGGACAGGAGCTTTATGTAAGGATGGCTGCCTCAGAATTAG GGAGGAGTGGCAACTTCAAAGGGAAGAAACGAGAGTGGGTCATTGTTGGCTCGGTGTCAAGTTTGGGAATAATACTCCTTTGTCTACTCTTGACCTTGTATCTtctgaagaagaaaaagctAAGGAAAAAAG GGACAATGGGATACAATTTAGAGGGAGGACAGAAGGAGGATGTAGAGTTACCATTATTTGACTTTGCTACAATATCAAAAGCCACCAATCACTTTTCAATCTATAATAAGCTCGGAGAGGGTGGTTTTGGACTTGTGTACAAG GGTACGTTGCAAGAGGAACAAGAAATAGCTGTGAAAAGGCTGTCAAAAAATTCTGGTCAAGGACTTAAtgagttcaaaaatgaagttatATACATCTCCAAACTTCAACACCGAAATCTTGTGAGGCTTCTTGGAGGTTGCATTCATGATGAAGAAAAGATGTTGATCTATGAGTACATGCCTAACAAAAGCTTGGATTCCTTCATTTTTG ATAAAACACGAAGCATGGAACTGGATTGGAATAAGCGCTTCTTGATTATCAATGGGATTGCTCGAGGCCTTCTTTATCTTCATCAAGATTCCAGACTCAGGATCATCCATAGAGATCTAAAAGCAGACAATGTTCTGCTAGATGAAGAGATGATCccaaaaatttcagattttggcATAGCTAGAAGTTTTGGAGGAAACGAAACTGAAGCAAATACAAAAAGAGTGGTTGGAACATA TGGTTACATGTCCCCAGAATATGCAATTGATGGACTATACTCAACAAAGTCGGATGTTTTTAGCTTTGGTGTGCTGGTGCTAGAGATTGTGAgtgggaagagaaacagaggattttCTCACCCAGACCACTCCCTTAACCTTCTTGGGCAT GCCTGGACACTGTACATGGAAGGCAGGTCAATGGAGCTGATTGATTCATCTGTTGGGGACATACATGATCTGTCACAAGTGTTACGTTTGATCAATGTGGGACTATTATGTGTACAGTGTGGTCCAGATGAGCGACCAAGCATGTCTTCAGTGGTTCTGATGCTGAGTAGTGACAGTACACTGCCTCAGCCTAAAGAGCCTGGCTTTTTCACTGGAAGGGGATCAACTTCCTCCTCAGGCAATCAGGGGCCATTTTCAGGCAATGGGATCACCATTACAATGTTCGATGGTCGATAA
- the LOC117908942 gene encoding G-type lectin S-receptor-like serine/threonine-protein kinase At4g27290 isoform X2: MGALPTLLLVFSIFRISIAVDTIALNQVVRDGEILTSAGGSFELGFFSPDDSNRRYLGIWYKKVSTMTVVWVANREIPLNDSSGVLKVTDQGTLAILNGSNTNFILWSSNSSRSARNPTAQLLDSGNLVMKDGNDDNPENFLWQSFDYPCNTLLPGMKLGRNTVTGLDRYLSAWKSVDDPSKGNFTYRLDPSGYPQLILRKGSAVTFRSGPWNGLRFSGFPELGRNPVYTYEFVFNEKEMYFRYELVNSSVVSRLVLNPDGSKQRVNWIDRTHGWILYSSAPMDSCDSYALCGVYGSCNINRSPKCECMEGFVPKFPNDWDMADWSNGCVRSTPLGCQNGEGFVKFSGVKLPDTRNSWFNRSMDLKECAAVCLSNCSCTAYTNLDIRDGGSGCLLWFGDLIDIREFNENGQELYVRMAASELGRSGNFKGKKREWVIVGSVSSLGIILLCLLLTLYLLKKKKLRKKGTMGYNLEGGQKEDVELPLFDFATISKATNHFSIYNKLGEGGFGLVYKGTLQEEQEIAVKRLSKNSGQGLNEFKNEVIYISKLQHRNLVRLLGGCIHDEEKMLIYEYMPNKSLDSFIFDKTRSMELDWNKRFLIINGIARGLLYLHQDSRLRIIHRDLKADNVLLDEEMIPKISDFGIARSFGGNETEANTKRVVGT, translated from the exons ATGGGTGCCCTTCCAACTCTTTTGCTTGTTTTCTCCATCTTTAGAATCTCCATTGCAGTGGACACCATAGCTTTGAATCAAGTCGTTAGAGATGGTGAGATCCTCACTTCCGCTGGTGGGAGCTTTGAACTGGGATTCTTCAGCCCGGATGATTCAAACAGACGGTACTTGGGGATATGGTACAAGAAAGTGTCTACCATGACTGTGGTCTGGGTTGCCAACAGGGAAATTCCACTCAATGATTCATCAGGAGTTTTGAAGGTTACTGATCAGGGTACTCTTGCCATTCTCAATGGTTCCAATACTAATTTCATTCTCTGGTCTTCTAATTCATCACGATCTGCACGAAATCCGACTGCCCAGCTTTTGGATTCTGGAAATCTTGTTATGAAAGATGGAAATGACGACAACCCAGAAAATTTCTTATGGCAGAGCTTCGATTATCCATGCAATACTCTTCTCCCAGGGATGAAGCTTGGAAGAAACACAGTCACTGGCCTGGACCGGTACCTGTCAGCATGGAAGAGCGTCGATGACCCTTCTAAAGGTAATTTCACATACCGGCTTGATCCTAGTGGGTATCCCCAGCTAATTCTGAGGAAAGGATCAGCTGTGACATTTCGATCTGGGCCGTGGAATGGTCTCCGGTTTAGCGGCTTTCCCGAATTAGGGCGCAACCCTGTTTATACCTACGAgtttgtttttaatgaaaaggaGATGTATTTTCGTTATGAACTTGTTAACAGCTCAGTTGTTTCAAGGTTGGTGCTGAATCCTGATGGCTCCAAGCAGCGTGTTAATTGGATTGATCGAACCCATGGTTGGATCCTATACTCATCCGCCCCAATGGATAGCTGTGACAGTTATGCGTTATGTGGTGTGTATGGAAGCTGCAACATTAACCGATCTCCAAAATGTGAGTGTATGGAAGGGTTTGTGCCAAAATTCCCAAATGATTGGGACATGGCAGATTGGTCTAATGGATGTGTTCGGAGTACTCCACTGGGTTGTCAGAATGGTGAAGGTTTTGTGAAGTTCTCTGGTGTGAAACTGCCAGACACACGGAACTCCTGGTTTAATAGAAGCATGGACCTTAAGGAATGTGCGGCAGTGTGCTTGAGTAACTGCTCTTGCACCGCTTATACAAATTTGGACATAAGAGATGGAGGAAGTGGATGCTTACTCTGGTTTGGTGACTTGATTGATATCAGAGAGTTCAATGAAAATGGACAGGAGCTTTATGTAAGGATGGCTGCCTCAGAATTAG GGAGGAGTGGCAACTTCAAAGGGAAGAAACGAGAGTGGGTCATTGTTGGCTCGGTGTCAAGTTTGGGAATAATACTCCTTTGTCTACTCTTGACCTTGTATCTtctgaagaagaaaaagctAAGGAAAAAAG GGACAATGGGATACAATTTAGAGGGAGGACAGAAGGAGGATGTAGAGTTACCATTATTTGACTTTGCTACAATATCAAAAGCCACCAATCACTTTTCAATCTATAATAAGCTCGGAGAGGGTGGTTTTGGACTTGTGTACAAG GGTACGTTGCAAGAGGAACAAGAAATAGCTGTGAAAAGGCTGTCAAAAAATTCTGGTCAAGGACTTAAtgagttcaaaaatgaagttatATACATCTCCAAACTTCAACACCGAAATCTTGTGAGGCTTCTTGGAGGTTGCATTCATGATGAAGAAAAGATGTTGATCTATGAGTACATGCCTAACAAAAGCTTGGATTCCTTCATTTTTG ATAAAACACGAAGCATGGAACTGGATTGGAATAAGCGCTTCTTGATTATCAATGGGATTGCTCGAGGCCTTCTTTATCTTCATCAAGATTCCAGACTCAGGATCATCCATAGAGATCTAAAAGCAGACAATGTTCTGCTAGATGAAGAGATGATCccaaaaatttcagattttggcATAGCTAGAAGTTTTGGAGGAAACGAAACTGAAGCAAATACAAAAAGAGTGGTTGGAACATA A